The Cricetulus griseus strain 17A/GY chromosome 9, alternate assembly CriGri-PICRH-1.0, whole genome shotgun sequence genome has a segment encoding these proteins:
- the Cyp2a14 gene encoding Cytochrome P-450 2A14 (The RefSeq protein has 1 substitution compared to this genomic sequence), with the protein MLASGLLLVSVLAFLVILVLMSVWKQRKLSGKMPPGPTPLPFIGNYLQLNTAQMYNSLMKISKRYGPVFTVHLGPRRRIVVLWGQEAVKEALVDQAEEFSGRGEQATFDSFFEGYGLVFSSGERAKQLRRFSIATLRDFGMGKRGVEERILEEAGYLLEALQKTNGALIDPTFYLSRAVSNVMSSIVFGDRFDYEDQEFLSLLRMMLETFQFTASSTGQLYEMFSSVMKRLPGPQQQAYKGLKALEDFIAKKVEQHQSTLDPNSPRDFIDSFLIRMQEEKDPNTEFFMKNLVLTTLNLFAAGTETISTTLRYGFLLLMKHPDVEAKVHEEIDRVIGRNRQPKYEDRTKMPYTEAVIHEIQRFGDVIPMGVPRRVTKDTKFRDFLIPKGTDVFPVLGSVLKDSKFFSNPKDFNPKHFLDGNMQFKKNDAFVPFSLGKRYCFGEGLARMELFLFLTIILQNFRFRSSQAPQDIDVSPQLVGFGTLPPNYTMSFLSR; encoded by the exons ATGCTGGCCTCCGGACTGCTCCTGGTTTCTGTGCTGGCCTTCCTCGTCATCCTGGTCTTGATGTCTGTCTGGAAGCAGAGGAAGCTCTCAGGGAAGATGCCTCCGGGACCCACCCCATTGCCCTTCATCGGGAACTACCTCCAGCTGAACACAGAGCAGATGTACAACTCCCTCATGAAG ATCAGCAAACGCTATGGTCCTGTGTTCACCGTCCACCTGGGGCCTCGCCGCAGAATTGTGGTACTATGGGGACAGGAAGCTGTCAAGGAGGCTCTGGTGGATCAAGCTGAGGAATTCAGTGGGCGTGGCGAGCAGGCCACCTTTGACAGTTTCTTCGAAGGCTACG GACTGGTcttcagcagtggagagagggcCAAACAGCTGCGGCGCTTCTCCATCGCCACACTGCGGGACTTTGGCATGGGCAAGCGTGGTGTCGAGGAGCGCATCCTAGAGGAAGCGGGCTATCTCCTGGAGGCTTTACAGAAGACAAACG GTGCTCTCATTGACCCCACCTTCTACCTGAGCAGAGCAGTCTCCAACGTCATGAGCTCCATCGTTTTCGGCGACCGCTTTGACTATGAGGACCAAGAGTTCCTGTCACTGCTGAGGATGATGCTGGAAACTTTCCAGTTCACAGCTTCATCCACTGGGCAG CTCTACGAGATGTTCTCTTCAGTGATGAAGCGCCTGCCAGGGCCCCAGCAACAAGCCTATAAGGGACTAAAGGCACTGGAAGACTTCATAGCCAAGAAGGTGGAACAGCATCAGAGCACCCTGGATCCCAATTCCCCAAGGGACTTCATTGACTCCTTCCTCATCCGCATGCAGGAG GAGAAGGACCCCAATACAGAATTCTTCATGAAAAATTTGGTGTTGACTACACTGAACCTCTTCGCTGCTGGCACAGAGACCATCAGCACAACCTTACGCTATGGCTTTCTCTTGCTCATGAAGCACCCAGATGTGGAGG CCAAAGTCCATGAGGAGATCGACCGGGTGATTGGCAGGAACCGACAGCCCAAATATGAGGACCGAACGAAGATGCCTTACACAGAGGCTGTGATCCATGAGATTCAGAGATTTGGAGATGTAATACCCATGGGCGTGCCTCGAAGGGTCACCAAGGACACCAAGTTCCGGGACTTCCTTATTCCCAAG GGCACTGACGTGTTTCCTGTGCTGGGCTCTGTGCTGAAGGACTCCAAGTTTTTCTCCAACCCCAAAGACTTCAATCCAAAGCACTTCCTAGATGGCAATATGCAGTTTAAGAAGAATGATGCCTTTGTACCCTTTTCCTTAG GAAAACGGTACTGCTTTGGAGAAGGACTGGCTAGAATGgagctctttctcttcctcacaaTCATCCTGCAGAACTTTCGCTTCAGATCCTCACAGGCACCCCAAGACATCGATGTGTCCCCTCAACTGGTGGGATTTGGAACACTCCCACCAAACTATACCATGAGTTTCTTGTCCCGTTGA